The following proteins come from a genomic window of Prionailurus viverrinus isolate Anna chromosome D1, UM_Priviv_1.0, whole genome shotgun sequence:
- the GRK2 gene encoding beta-adrenergic receptor kinase 1 isoform X1 codes for MADLEAVLADVSYLMAMEKSKATPAARASKKILLPEPSIRSVMQKYLEDRGEVTFEKIFSQKLGYLLFRDFCLKHLEEAKPLVEFYEEIKKYEKLETEEERLARSREVFDTYIMKELLACSHPFSKSATEHVQGHLVKKQVPPDLFQPYIEEICQNLRGDVFQKFIESDKFTRFCQWKNVELNIHLTMNDFSVHRIIGRGGFGEVYGCRKADTGKMYAMKCLDKKRIKMKQGETLALNERIMLSLVSTGDCPFIVCMSYAFHTPDKLSFILDLMNGGDLHYHLSQHGVFSEADMRFYAAEIILGLEHMHNRFVVYRDLKPANILLDEHGHVRISDLGLACDFSKKKPHASVGTHGYMAPEVLQKGVAYDSSADWFSLGCMLFKLLRGHSPFRQHKTKDKHEIDRMTLTMAVELPDSFSPELRSLLEGLLQRDVNRRLGCLGRGAQEVKESPFFRSLDWQMVFLQKYPPPLIPPRGEVNAADAFDIGSFDEEDTKGIKLLDSDQELYRNFPLTISERWQQEVAETVFDTINAETDRLEARKKTKNKQLGHEEDYALGKDCIMHGYMSKMGNPFLTQWQRRYFYLFPNRLEWRGEGEAPQSLLTMEEIQSVEETQIKERKCLLLKIRGGKQFVLQCDSDPELVQWKKELRDAYREAQQLVQRVPKMKNKPRSPVVELSKVPLVQRGSANGL; via the exons ATGGCGGACCTGGAGGCGGTGCTGGCCGATGTGAGCTACCTGATGGCCATGGAGAAGAGCAAGGCCACGCCGGCCGCGCGCGCCAGCAAGAAGATCCTGCTGCCCGAACCCAG CATCCGAAGCGTCATGCAGAAGTACCTGGAAGACCGGGGCGAGGTGACCTTTGAGAAGATCTTCTCCCAGAAGCTGG GGTACCTGCTCTTCCGAGACTTCTGCCTGAAACACCTAGAGGAGGCCAAGCCGTTGGTGGAGTTCTATGAGGAG ATCAAGAAATACGAGAagctggagacagaggaggagcgCTTGGCTCGCAGCCGGGAGGTCTTCGACACCTACATCATGAAGGAGCTGCTGGCCTGCTCACAC CCCTTCTCGAAAAGTGCCACTGAGCACGTCCAGGGCCACCTGGTGAAGAAGCAGGTTCCTCCGGATCTCTTCCAG CCGTACATTGAAGAGATTTGTCAGAACCTCCGAGGGGATGTGTTCCAGAAATTCATCGAGAG CGATAAATTCACACGATTTTGCCAGTGGAAGAATGTGGAGCTCAACATCCAT CTGACCATGAACGACTTCAGCGTGCACCGCATCATCGGACGAGGGGGCTTCGGCGAGGTCTATGGGTGCCGGAAGGCCGACACGGGCAAGAT gtacgCCATGAAGTGTCTGGATAAGAAGCGCATCAAGATGAAGCAGGGGGAGACCCTGGCCCTGAATGAGCGCATCATGCTGTCCCTCGTCAGCACTGGG GACTGCCCGTTCATCGTGTGCATGTCATACGCGTTCCACACGCCGGACAAGCTCAGCTTCATCCTtgatctcatgaacg GCGGGGACCTGCACTACCACCTGTCCCAGCACGGGGTTTTCTCCGAGGCCGACATGCGCTTCTACGCGGCCGAGATCATCCTGGGCCTGGAGCACATGCACAACCGCTTCGTTGTCTATCGGGACCTGAAG CCAGCCAACATCCTTCTGGACGAGCACGGTCACGTGCGCATCTCAGACCTCGGCCTGGCCTGCGACTTCTCCAAGAAGAAGCCCCACGCCAGCGT GGGCACCCACGGGTACATGGCCCCTGAGGTCCTGCAGAAGGGCGTGGCCTACGATAGCAGCGCTGACTGGTTCTCCCTGGGCTGCATGCTTTTCAAGTTGCTGCGGGG GCACAGCCCCTTTCGGCAGCACAAGACCAAAGATAAGCACGAGATTGACCGCATGACATTGACAATG GCTGTGGAGCTGCCCGACTCCTTCTCCCCCGAGCTCCGTTCCTTGCTGGAGGGGCTGCTGCAGAGGGATGTCAACCGGAGACTGGGCTGCCTGGGTCGAGG GGCCCAGGAGGTAAAGGAGAGCCCCTTCTTCCGCTCCTTGGACTGGCAGATGGTCTTCTTGCAGAAG TACCCTCCCCCGCTGATCCCCCCTCGAGGGGAGGTGAACGCTGCTGACGCCTTCGACATTGGCTCCTTTGACGAGGAGGACACAAAAGGAATCAAG TTGCTGGACAGTGACCAGGAACTCTACCGCAACTTCCCCCTCACCATCTCGGAGCGGTGGCAGCAGGAGGTGGCCGAGACGGTCTTCGACACCATCAATGCCGAGACTGACCGGCTGGAGGCCcgcaagaaaaccaaaaacaagcagTTGGGCCACGAGGAAG ACTATGCCCTGGGCAAGGACTGCATCATGCATGGCTACATGTCCAAGATGGGCAACCCCTTCCTGACGCAGTGGCAGAGGCGGTACTTCTACTTGTTTCCCAACCGGCTGGAGTGGCGGGGCGAGGGCGAGGCCCCG CAGAGCCTGCTGACCATGGAGGAGATCCAGTCTGTGGAGGAGACGCAGATCAAGGAGCGGAAGTGCCTCCTCCTCAAGATCCGCGGCGGCAAACAGTTTGTGCTGCAGTGCGAC AGTGACCCTGAGCTGGTGCAGTGGAAGAAGGAGCTTCGTGACGCGTACCGCGAGGCCCAGCAGCTGGTGCAGCGCGTGCCCAAGATGAAGAACAAGCCGCGCTCGCCCGTGGTGGAGCTGAGCAAGGTGCCGCTGGTCCAGCGCGGCAGTGCCAACGGCCTCTGA
- the GRK2 gene encoding beta-adrenergic receptor kinase 1 isoform X2: MADLEAVLADVSYLMAMEKSKATPAARASKKILLPEPSIRSVMQKYLEDRGEVTFEKIFSQKLGYLLFRDFCLKHLEEAKPLVEFYEEIKKYEKLETEEERLARSREVFDTYIMKELLACSHPFSKSATEHVQGHLVKKQVPPDLFQPYIEEICQNLRGDVFQKFIESDKFTRFCQWKNVELNIHLTMNDFSVHRIIGRGGFGEVYGCRKADTGKMYAMKCLDKKRIKMKQGETLALNERIMLSLVSTGDCPFIVCMSYAFHTPDKLSFILDLMNGGDLHYHLSQHGVFSEADMRFYAAEIILGLEHMHNRFVVYRDLKPANILLDEHGHVRISDLGLACDFSKKKPHASVGTHGYMAPEVLQKGVAYDSSADWFSLGCMLFKLLRGHSPFRQHKTKDKHEIDRMTLTMAVELPDSFSPELRSLLEGLLQRDVNRRLGCLGRGAQEVKESPFFRSLDWQMVFLQKYPPPLIPPRGEVNAADAFDIGSFDEEDTKGIKLLDSDQELYRNFPLTISERWQQEVAETVFDTINAETDRLEARKKTKNKQLGHEEDYALGKDCIMHGYMSKMGNPFLTQWQRRYFYLFPNRLEWRGEGEAPSLLTMEEIQSVEETQIKERKCLLLKIRGGKQFVLQCDSDPELVQWKKELRDAYREAQQLVQRVPKMKNKPRSPVVELSKVPLVQRGSANGL; this comes from the exons ATGGCGGACCTGGAGGCGGTGCTGGCCGATGTGAGCTACCTGATGGCCATGGAGAAGAGCAAGGCCACGCCGGCCGCGCGCGCCAGCAAGAAGATCCTGCTGCCCGAACCCAG CATCCGAAGCGTCATGCAGAAGTACCTGGAAGACCGGGGCGAGGTGACCTTTGAGAAGATCTTCTCCCAGAAGCTGG GGTACCTGCTCTTCCGAGACTTCTGCCTGAAACACCTAGAGGAGGCCAAGCCGTTGGTGGAGTTCTATGAGGAG ATCAAGAAATACGAGAagctggagacagaggaggagcgCTTGGCTCGCAGCCGGGAGGTCTTCGACACCTACATCATGAAGGAGCTGCTGGCCTGCTCACAC CCCTTCTCGAAAAGTGCCACTGAGCACGTCCAGGGCCACCTGGTGAAGAAGCAGGTTCCTCCGGATCTCTTCCAG CCGTACATTGAAGAGATTTGTCAGAACCTCCGAGGGGATGTGTTCCAGAAATTCATCGAGAG CGATAAATTCACACGATTTTGCCAGTGGAAGAATGTGGAGCTCAACATCCAT CTGACCATGAACGACTTCAGCGTGCACCGCATCATCGGACGAGGGGGCTTCGGCGAGGTCTATGGGTGCCGGAAGGCCGACACGGGCAAGAT gtacgCCATGAAGTGTCTGGATAAGAAGCGCATCAAGATGAAGCAGGGGGAGACCCTGGCCCTGAATGAGCGCATCATGCTGTCCCTCGTCAGCACTGGG GACTGCCCGTTCATCGTGTGCATGTCATACGCGTTCCACACGCCGGACAAGCTCAGCTTCATCCTtgatctcatgaacg GCGGGGACCTGCACTACCACCTGTCCCAGCACGGGGTTTTCTCCGAGGCCGACATGCGCTTCTACGCGGCCGAGATCATCCTGGGCCTGGAGCACATGCACAACCGCTTCGTTGTCTATCGGGACCTGAAG CCAGCCAACATCCTTCTGGACGAGCACGGTCACGTGCGCATCTCAGACCTCGGCCTGGCCTGCGACTTCTCCAAGAAGAAGCCCCACGCCAGCGT GGGCACCCACGGGTACATGGCCCCTGAGGTCCTGCAGAAGGGCGTGGCCTACGATAGCAGCGCTGACTGGTTCTCCCTGGGCTGCATGCTTTTCAAGTTGCTGCGGGG GCACAGCCCCTTTCGGCAGCACAAGACCAAAGATAAGCACGAGATTGACCGCATGACATTGACAATG GCTGTGGAGCTGCCCGACTCCTTCTCCCCCGAGCTCCGTTCCTTGCTGGAGGGGCTGCTGCAGAGGGATGTCAACCGGAGACTGGGCTGCCTGGGTCGAGG GGCCCAGGAGGTAAAGGAGAGCCCCTTCTTCCGCTCCTTGGACTGGCAGATGGTCTTCTTGCAGAAG TACCCTCCCCCGCTGATCCCCCCTCGAGGGGAGGTGAACGCTGCTGACGCCTTCGACATTGGCTCCTTTGACGAGGAGGACACAAAAGGAATCAAG TTGCTGGACAGTGACCAGGAACTCTACCGCAACTTCCCCCTCACCATCTCGGAGCGGTGGCAGCAGGAGGTGGCCGAGACGGTCTTCGACACCATCAATGCCGAGACTGACCGGCTGGAGGCCcgcaagaaaaccaaaaacaagcagTTGGGCCACGAGGAAG ACTATGCCCTGGGCAAGGACTGCATCATGCATGGCTACATGTCCAAGATGGGCAACCCCTTCCTGACGCAGTGGCAGAGGCGGTACTTCTACTTGTTTCCCAACCGGCTGGAGTGGCGGGGCGAGGGCGAGGCCCCG AGCCTGCTGACCATGGAGGAGATCCAGTCTGTGGAGGAGACGCAGATCAAGGAGCGGAAGTGCCTCCTCCTCAAGATCCGCGGCGGCAAACAGTTTGTGCTGCAGTGCGAC AGTGACCCTGAGCTGGTGCAGTGGAAGAAGGAGCTTCGTGACGCGTACCGCGAGGCCCAGCAGCTGGTGCAGCGCGTGCCCAAGATGAAGAACAAGCCGCGCTCGCCCGTGGTGGAGCTGAGCAAGGTGCCGCTGGTCCAGCGCGGCAGTGCCAACGGCCTCTGA
- the GRK2 gene encoding beta-adrenergic receptor kinase 1 isoform X3 — MQKYLEDRGEVTFEKIFSQKLGYLLFRDFCLKHLEEAKPLVEFYEEIKKYEKLETEEERLARSREVFDTYIMKELLACSHPFSKSATEHVQGHLVKKQVPPDLFQPYIEEICQNLRGDVFQKFIESDKFTRFCQWKNVELNIHLTMNDFSVHRIIGRGGFGEVYGCRKADTGKMYAMKCLDKKRIKMKQGETLALNERIMLSLVSTGDCPFIVCMSYAFHTPDKLSFILDLMNGGDLHYHLSQHGVFSEADMRFYAAEIILGLEHMHNRFVVYRDLKPANILLDEHGHVRISDLGLACDFSKKKPHASVGTHGYMAPEVLQKGVAYDSSADWFSLGCMLFKLLRGHSPFRQHKTKDKHEIDRMTLTMAVELPDSFSPELRSLLEGLLQRDVNRRLGCLGRGAQEVKESPFFRSLDWQMVFLQKYPPPLIPPRGEVNAADAFDIGSFDEEDTKGIKLLDSDQELYRNFPLTISERWQQEVAETVFDTINAETDRLEARKKTKNKQLGHEEDYALGKDCIMHGYMSKMGNPFLTQWQRRYFYLFPNRLEWRGEGEAPQSLLTMEEIQSVEETQIKERKCLLLKIRGGKQFVLQCDSDPELVQWKKELRDAYREAQQLVQRVPKMKNKPRSPVVELSKVPLVQRGSANGL; from the exons ATGCAGAAGTACCTGGAAGACCGGGGCGAGGTGACCTTTGAGAAGATCTTCTCCCAGAAGCTGG GGTACCTGCTCTTCCGAGACTTCTGCCTGAAACACCTAGAGGAGGCCAAGCCGTTGGTGGAGTTCTATGAGGAG ATCAAGAAATACGAGAagctggagacagaggaggagcgCTTGGCTCGCAGCCGGGAGGTCTTCGACACCTACATCATGAAGGAGCTGCTGGCCTGCTCACAC CCCTTCTCGAAAAGTGCCACTGAGCACGTCCAGGGCCACCTGGTGAAGAAGCAGGTTCCTCCGGATCTCTTCCAG CCGTACATTGAAGAGATTTGTCAGAACCTCCGAGGGGATGTGTTCCAGAAATTCATCGAGAG CGATAAATTCACACGATTTTGCCAGTGGAAGAATGTGGAGCTCAACATCCAT CTGACCATGAACGACTTCAGCGTGCACCGCATCATCGGACGAGGGGGCTTCGGCGAGGTCTATGGGTGCCGGAAGGCCGACACGGGCAAGAT gtacgCCATGAAGTGTCTGGATAAGAAGCGCATCAAGATGAAGCAGGGGGAGACCCTGGCCCTGAATGAGCGCATCATGCTGTCCCTCGTCAGCACTGGG GACTGCCCGTTCATCGTGTGCATGTCATACGCGTTCCACACGCCGGACAAGCTCAGCTTCATCCTtgatctcatgaacg GCGGGGACCTGCACTACCACCTGTCCCAGCACGGGGTTTTCTCCGAGGCCGACATGCGCTTCTACGCGGCCGAGATCATCCTGGGCCTGGAGCACATGCACAACCGCTTCGTTGTCTATCGGGACCTGAAG CCAGCCAACATCCTTCTGGACGAGCACGGTCACGTGCGCATCTCAGACCTCGGCCTGGCCTGCGACTTCTCCAAGAAGAAGCCCCACGCCAGCGT GGGCACCCACGGGTACATGGCCCCTGAGGTCCTGCAGAAGGGCGTGGCCTACGATAGCAGCGCTGACTGGTTCTCCCTGGGCTGCATGCTTTTCAAGTTGCTGCGGGG GCACAGCCCCTTTCGGCAGCACAAGACCAAAGATAAGCACGAGATTGACCGCATGACATTGACAATG GCTGTGGAGCTGCCCGACTCCTTCTCCCCCGAGCTCCGTTCCTTGCTGGAGGGGCTGCTGCAGAGGGATGTCAACCGGAGACTGGGCTGCCTGGGTCGAGG GGCCCAGGAGGTAAAGGAGAGCCCCTTCTTCCGCTCCTTGGACTGGCAGATGGTCTTCTTGCAGAAG TACCCTCCCCCGCTGATCCCCCCTCGAGGGGAGGTGAACGCTGCTGACGCCTTCGACATTGGCTCCTTTGACGAGGAGGACACAAAAGGAATCAAG TTGCTGGACAGTGACCAGGAACTCTACCGCAACTTCCCCCTCACCATCTCGGAGCGGTGGCAGCAGGAGGTGGCCGAGACGGTCTTCGACACCATCAATGCCGAGACTGACCGGCTGGAGGCCcgcaagaaaaccaaaaacaagcagTTGGGCCACGAGGAAG ACTATGCCCTGGGCAAGGACTGCATCATGCATGGCTACATGTCCAAGATGGGCAACCCCTTCCTGACGCAGTGGCAGAGGCGGTACTTCTACTTGTTTCCCAACCGGCTGGAGTGGCGGGGCGAGGGCGAGGCCCCG CAGAGCCTGCTGACCATGGAGGAGATCCAGTCTGTGGAGGAGACGCAGATCAAGGAGCGGAAGTGCCTCCTCCTCAAGATCCGCGGCGGCAAACAGTTTGTGCTGCAGTGCGAC AGTGACCCTGAGCTGGTGCAGTGGAAGAAGGAGCTTCGTGACGCGTACCGCGAGGCCCAGCAGCTGGTGCAGCGCGTGCCCAAGATGAAGAACAAGCCGCGCTCGCCCGTGGTGGAGCTGAGCAAGGTGCCGCTGGTCCAGCGCGGCAGTGCCAACGGCCTCTGA